The Alteromonas macleodii ATCC 27126 genome segment TAATAAATACTTAGTATATTAAAAAAGGAGCCATTGGCTCCTTTTTTTAATAAACACCATTTAATTAAATCGCGTCTTCGTTTTGTTCACCGGTACGAATTCGTACGGCGGTCTCAACGTTGTAAACGAAGATTTTCCCGTCGCCAATTTTGCCTGTCTTAGCTGACGTTTGAATAGCTTCAACCGCTTGCTCAACGCGGTCATCGTCCAGTACAAGCTCAATTTTGATCTTGGGTAGGAAGTCAACTTGGTACTCAGCACCGCGATAAAGTTCAGTATGGCCTTTTTGACGACCAAACCCTTTCACTTCTGACACTGTCATCCCTGCGATACCGACTTCAGCTAGCGCTTCCCTAACATCGTCCATTTTGAACGGTTTAATGATAGCTTCAATTTTTTTCATGACTACAACTCATCGTAAATTGTTGGAATTGGCACACGTTTATGCTGTGTACGCTCATAAATATAGAGCAATTTCTCTTCCACTTCCGCAGAAACTGGCTTTCCTTCCAAAAAGTCATCAATTTGGTCGTAAGACATGCCCAATGCTTGCTCATCGGCTTTTTGCGGAGACAGGCTTTCCAAGTCAGCAGTTGGCGCTTTAGTGATGACGTTATGTGGTGCACCCAAATGGGCTGCCACTGCACGTACTTGGCGCTTACTGAGACCAAACAACGGCGCAAGGTCACATGCACCATCACCATACTTGGTATAAAACCCTGTAATATTTTCAGCCGAATGATCGGTACCTAAAACGAGGCCATCAACCATCCCAGCAATTTCATACTGGATAACCATACGAGTACGTGCTTTAACATTTCCCTTCACAAAGTCTTGTTTCGCTTCATTGTCGGGAAGAAGGTTAGCACTGGCAAGCGCTTGTGAAGTAGACGCATGAATAGCATCTGCGCCAGGTTTTACATTCACTGCAAGAGAATGAGAGGGCTGGATAAAGTCGATAGATTTCTGTGCATCGTCTTCATCGGCTTGGGTATCATAAGGTAAACGAACCGCGATAAATTGGTATTTTTCGTGGTGCTCATCGTTTAATTCATTTACTGCTAATTGAGCTAACCGACCCAATGTGCATGAATCAATGCCGCCACTAATACCCAGTACCAGCGAATTTAAACCAGAAGTAAGTAACTGCTTTTTTATGAACGAGACTCGACGTGCGACTTCGTACTCTACGTCAATTTCAGGCAGCACTTTCATTTCATCAATAACTGCTTGTTTTTGCATCATTATATCCACGTATTTTTGGGGCGTCCTGGAACTTGATTCTACGACAATCTGACCGCAGATGTTAGTGGTATCCGCGCATCTATTTGGATTTACTCTTCTGGTATTGCAGTTGTGCAGCACTTAAGGTCAGCAATTTATTTATTATTAAGTTGAGATTCAAGCACAGCAGAACGACAAGCCATTAAACGTAAGGCGTATGGCCAAATATGCGGTTGCGCGGTAAAACATACCTTTGCCAACTCAAATTAGTTTACCCTAAAATATGAGTAAGTAGCGTAAAATTATGGCGCTACAACATTACATTGGAGAAAGGCGGCGCAAAAGCAAACCCTCCTGTTTCTCTTTATAGCAACGCGTGGAATCGAATACCGTTTATGACAAACACTAGGCTTACAGCACGACTATCCATAATGTCGAGACAGCAAGGACTAACCCTTCTAGAAATGCTTGTTGCCGTCGCTATTCTTGCCATTATTCTCACCACAGTTGCGCCTGGCATTCAAAATATCGTAATCAAAAATAGAATTACCTCTGACTTAAACAATTTAAGTGCAGTGGTTCAACGCGCTCGCTTTTCTGCGGTAGACGAACAAACCAACGTAGTGCTGTGCCCTACGCAAAACTATACAGCCTGCACGTCGAGTTGGCGCAATGCAAAAATGGTGTTTATAGATGCAAATGGAAACGGCGGCCGGGATAACAATGAGGTCTTAATTGTAGCAAGCGATCCACTTAGTAATGCCAATACCATCTCCGGTATAACCGGCAGCCTTATCTTCGACGAGCAAGGCGGAATAGACCGCGCCGCAACCATCACCTTATGTCCCAATAACAACGATGCAAACTATGCATCAGCACTTTTATTATCGCTTTACGGAAGAATATCTGTTGCCGTAGACAGTGATGACAACGGCAAAAAAGAAGACTTAGAAGGTAATGAGTTAAGCTGTAGCTAACCGTTCACTTTTCGTATCGTTAAGTTTCGAGCATTTTCTTACCAACATTCTGTGGGCGTCAGTGCGTCTTCACGTATTTTTATTACTCTACAGCTGTCCGTAGATGCTCTAGATGTCAGTGTAGCACTAATTTCATACATTCCCGTGTCGCTGATGGTTTGTGAGATGCGTACGCTGGCTATTCCAAAGGGTGGCAACGCATCGTGCGTTACGTACTCGCCTGTGAGTAGCCAACTTCGCGACTGAATTGCTTGGGCAGACAGAAGGTACACTTTGACCTTGTTGAGCTGACTTAGTTGTTTGCTAGCGGTAATTGCCGACGTAGTCGCAACGCACAATATGCCTGCTATAGCCGTTGCAACCAGTATTTCTACAAGCGAAAACCCTTCAGTCAGATGATGTTGTATGTACGCTTTATAATTCCCTTCCATGGTACAGCTATCTCTCTAATTGAATTTCAGTACATTGAGATTACCAATATGAATTAAGCAGGGTAACTGGACTTACGCATGGCTTTTCACGCTTACACATCCAACAACAAGCTAAGCATTCCACAACGGAGATTGAATGGGTTTACGCTTTTAGAAATGCTAGTTGTACTGGCAGTAATCAGTCTCCTATCGTTAATTGCTATTCCTTCATTTGATGCATGGAATGAGCGAAATGCCTTTAAACATGCTGCCACCGGAATAGCCTCACTCGCAAAACAGGCGAGAATGAAAGCACTAATAAACAAAAAGAACATGTTCCTGATTGCGCAAATTGAACACAATAGCTGTGTACTCGTGAGCGAAGAAGACTCGTGCTCTTGCGCCACCCGCCCAAGCTGTGCCTTGACTGAGTCGAGTTTCTTGTCACTGCCTTCGCGGTGGAATACAGAATTGAGCACAACCAATAATGAGGACAAGATTGTCGCGTTCAATAAAAACGGTACCCTCAATTTTGCGAGTAATACGACGCTAACGCTTTCAAGCCAGCGCTTCAGGGCAAAGTTAGTTATTAATACATTGGGGCGAATAAAGCTATGTAGCGTTCAGTCTATTTCTGGAATAGCGCCATGCTAAAACATGTAATGCGTCGTGGCGCAATCAAGCCGTATTGTGGATATAGTCTCACCGAACTGCTGGTGGCCTGTGGCTTGGCAAGTATAGTGATTTCAGCCGTTGCAACTCAAGCGGCGCGGTCGCACATTGCACACTCATCAATTCAACACGCTACCAGCGTAGAAGACGACATACGTGCGCTACAAAGTACAATTACACAACACCTAAGCAAAGCGGGTTTTGTTTACTCCCCTAACACCCTATCACCTTTCGGTGCGACCACAATCGAAAATACGGTATTCGAAGTAACCACTGGCCACCGCGCAAATGAACCTGAAAATAGCTGTGTTACCTTTTCTTATGATAAGAACAAGGACGGCGTGGTATCGCAGGCTCAGGGGGAGTTTTTTGGATACCGATTGCACGACAATGCCATCGAGTACCGAGTAGCAGGACATTCCTGTATTCAAAGGGGTTGGTACGACTTAACCGATACGCAAACTACCGTTGCCACCAAATTCACGGTTAACCGAAGGCACAGCAGTAGCTGGGGAAGTGCCTATGAAATTGAAATAGAGTTGCACAGTAAAGTTGATCCTACCGTCAAAAGCGCCAGAACGTTCATAGTTGAGGCTGTCAATGCCTACTACTAATTCCGAAATGCAGTGCCCTCAAAGAGGCAACAGAAAAACTGAGTTTAGAACAAGCCATGGAGGGGTTGTACCTACACGCCATACTGCACCGCTTCGTTTTCAGCAAGGCATCGCCGTGTTGGGAATTGTGGCCATATTATTAAGCGCTATTACCTTCTCAGCTATAAGTACATCACAGCAGGTTCAACAATTTTATACGATTGAAAAGACAAAGCGGGATACCGAGAAGGCACATGTTACACACATGCAGCAAGTCAAAGAAATCGCCACGTTGTTACGAAGTCATTCGGCCTCGCAAACGTTGAATAGGATAGACACATCCAATGCAACGATACTTATTGAGCAGACCGATTTAGTTGGTGAAGAACAGCAGCCTTTGCAACACTTTGACGTGCGGGTTTCCCAAGACGAAAGTAATATGATTTACACAGCTAAATTTCTGCGCTATCCGTCACTGTTAAGGCTACCTACTTCAACTCAACAATTATCATGGGACAATCAGCTTACCGAATGGCTGTTTAATCGAAGCATAGAGCACCTGAGTGCGACGTATTTTCCTCAAAGCGTTGCTAAACAGGATTGTGTGAACCTTCCGCCTGCCAGTATTTTCTGGATAGAGGGAGATTGCCAATTGGATAACGAAGATATAGCACACTCAGACGAAAACCAGCCTTTAATGCTACTGATAGTGGATGGCGACCTTTCACTTCACGCCGATACGCAATTCCATGGTTTGATAGTTATGCTTTCCACCACTCCATATACGCACACTTTGCATGTTTCACCTGAGGCATCTATAAAAGGCGCTTACGTTTCCAACCACCCCTTGAACACGAATCTTGATGGGCCATTAACACCGTCCACCGCGGTGCTAAAAAACCTTCAATCGCACACTACACTCGCTAAAATTATCCCTATCCCGGGTTCATGGTATAGGAATAACTCAACAAACGATTGAGCTGAATATTAGGTAAACGAAAAACCAGAAATAGAGGATCCTCAAAGATGCCTAAATTGAAAAATACAGGAAGTATTTTAATTGAAGTGTTGCTGGCACTGCTTATTTTAACAAGCACTACCACCTATCTACTTGCCACTCGCATTGATTCTAGGCTTCTCTTTCAAGTGACTTTGGATGAAAACGCTGAGCACAATGTCTCATTGAATTCGGATCGACTCGCTCTAGTTAACGACCCGGTTGACCAACGTTGGGATGACATCGCAATATTTGGTGAACCGTCATTACTGGTAATTTCAGCCCAATAGCACATCAACGCCACGTTTTTTAAGGCGTCAAAACGACCTGTGGCATTAATCGCTTAACGAATATCTACCAGTATTAATAATTAGCATGACCAGCAATATTCATCGGACTCAAGGGATCCATTGTTATTTTTATCCCAACCCTTTCTCCCATCACTGAAGTAAAACAACGTGCCATCTGATGCTTGACCTGTGCCGCTGACTGGCGTTGCCCTCAACTCATAAGCTGTTGCGCTGGCCGCTTGTATAGTTAAATTATAACGGCGATTTGCTTGGGGCTCAGAAGACGGAGAATAAGTAGAAAAAACGGCTGGCGCGCCGGTGTTTGCGCCACCACTTGCCGCACCTTCATAACTGAAAGAACCACTGTGATGACGTTCCATTGCAGATGCGAACCCCAACAAGTCAGCCTGCCCTGTGCCGCGGTATCCATCGGCAATAACACCTTGGTAAGAAGGGTATGCAATGGCGGCAATAATGCCCACTATCGCCACAACTATCATAAGCTCAATTAATGAAAATCCGCTCTCTGTTTTTTTATGCTTCACAATTATTCCCTCTCTGTTTCTGAGTGCCAACTACCACGCTGAATTCGCTCGAATCTTCCGTAAATATTTTCAGCTAAACACTCAAATGCGTTAGTACATGCCTCGTCGTTGCCATCTTCATCAACGTCAATCACTGCTGAGACACATTCAGTACCCAAGCAAACCACTGGACTCACAATATCTTCTATAAGAATTTTGGTCTCTGGTGCGATGCCAGTTTGTTTCAATTCTGCTGAGCGGTCAGCGTCGTTAACTTCTCCGTCATTATTTACATCTGTGACGGCGTTGCCATTAAACATACTGACTAAATAAGCGCGACTATTACCCGTGGGCGGAGCACATGCACTGGTACTACTCACCGCCGGAACATAGGTCGTAAAGAACACCTTGTAATCGATAATTAGCGGAGAAGACAGTACCTTTTCACCGTTAGTGGTTAAATTCAAATACCACCCAGCCTTGTTAGCAAAGTCCTGTGAAGCCAACTCGCGCTCCCCCTCGTCACTACTATTTAAGGCATGACTCGTGGCGTTGTACATTCCACTCTCATAAACCGTTTGCATAAATGTGTAATTCCCATTTACATCACGGTTAAATACGCCGCTGTCTTTAAGCATATAAAAGTTGTCTTCAACTACGGTATCTAGCGGAGATGCACGCCATCCACTGCCAAGGGCTATGCCATAATACAACTCATCGCCTAGCGCTATCTCTGTTACGTCTGGCCCATAGTAGAAATGTCGGTTGGTTTCTGCTGTGTCGCCACCGAAGTCGGCAATGCGCGCGCCTTTTATAAAATTCGTACCTGAATTTCCATTATAAATGTCTAACCTGAATAACTGGCCGCCCATATCGGCCACATACATATGGTCCGCAAACCCATCGTTATCCCTATCAATAACTGAAATTCGCCCTGGAACGCTGTAAGTCATATTCGTTAAGTTTAAATCCGCATCTTCATTACTTGCATGCCACAAGAGGCTGCCAGTATCAGCGTCGAACATAAACACAGCATTGCCAACGACATCATTTGCTCGAATAGCACGATCATCTTGTGCGTCATCGTAGCCACCGCCAACAATCATGACATTTTTAACTTGTCCGCCCATGTTCACTTTAGTGATTGTTGGTCTCGACCACGTCTGGCCCAACTTTGCCAGCGTCCCCGCCCCGCCTTCAATTTTGAATTTCAGCGTGGGTGAGGTCTTTTGCGTCACATCAAAGACATAATAATTACGTCCCCCCCTGCGCATACCAACATAAAGGTACTTGTTGTCTCCAACTGTTCTTAGAATCATGTCACCATCTAAGCCATATTTGTGCTCTAGCGATGATGTGTCTTTATAAAAATGATGTAGATTCTGCAGCAATGTTTTAGGCATGATGGCAAAGTTCTCTTCGCCTGTTGAAGTGTCGAATGAATGCAACATTCCTTGGTTGGTGGCGACAAAAATGGCCGAGTCGTCAGTACCGTAGTTAACAATTATAGGCTGAGAGTGAATGGGATCGCCCATTTGAGAGCGATAGTCAGTTGTACTTCCATCGCCGTTACTGTCTTTTACGTCCACGCCTCGAGTCCACTTTAAGATGGCATCTCTTAGTGCATTCGCGTCAGTTTCATCCTGAATGGCAAGGTCAGCATTCGTTATATTCGTATTGTTTTCGTGTAATTCATTGGCACTTCTTACAATGCTACCCGTATCATTGAACACGTATATATTTCGGTTCCCGCCCAAGCGACTGGCTGCTCCACCTTCACTCACCTCGCTGCCGTCAGCAAGGGTTGACCAATAGCTGTGTGCATTTTCAGCGAAGAATCCCGTAACGCTATCCACCGCATTTAGGCTGTTTTTATCGAGAATTTCATCACCACTTAAGCGATAACGTTTAAGGTTCCCAGGCCAAATCGCCCCTTCGCTCGGCTTAAACAATGCGAAGTATAATTCATCTCTATGGGTTAGACGGTTTAGCTGGTTAACCGCCACACCAGGCGACACAAAGGTTGCATTAATATCTTTTACAGAACGCAAAATAGTATTAAACGCCTCGAGCAAATCCGTACTGTTATCTGCCTGATAGAAACCACCACCACTTTGCAAAGCAAGCTGATTAAGGAAGTTGTTGGCGTTATTGTTCGCCGCAAACCCGATGGTGTGTGTAATAACCCTTGGGCCTATTACTGACGTTGACGCTTCACTGATATTTCTCACTAAATCTAGGCCGCACTTCTCACCGCTACTTCCGGTACAGCTTTTACCAAGTAACGTCTGAATTTTCGAAACACTGTGGTTGTTGTTCGCTTCACCGTCGGACAATAAAACAATGTGATTGTTTGTTTGACACTGTAGGTCAGACACCGGTGAAATGTAACTTGCCGGTGTTGGAATCTGCTCAGTGATACAGTCGCTGTCTGACAAGTTGTCTTCCGAGCAGCCCGAAGGCAAAATTGAATCTGCACCTATATAAGAGCTTCTGTGGCTCACACGAGTACTTCTTCGCACAGAGCTGCTAACGTCACTTTCCCCACGTTTTCGCCCATAATCTACGTCTCTACCGCCATAATAGTTAGCCGCTTCCAACAATGTGTCTACTATAGGGGTTAGACCGTTGGCGCTAAGCTCATCTATTTTGCTGATCAAATGTTCACGGACCGTTGCTGAAGCGCCAGGTGTCGCCGAGCCGTTAAACTTCACAATAAGCTTCGGTGCTTTAGATGGCGAGTTGTTATACGTATGCGCACCGCGGTACGACACAAAATCATCAAGAACAAAAGCCATATCGTTACCTGACCGCCAACCTGAACGATCAACAATTTGCTTAACAATGTTGCTCACGTCAGGCGTACGGTAGGTATAATTGTTGTAAAAATCAGGCATGGACCAAGTAATACCCGATGTTTTAGGCAAATTTCGTAAGCGGTTACGACGGTCTGGATGAAAATCAGACGCATCATCATCAGCTACGCCCCTAATACGCATGCTCGGGTTACCATAGGTCACCGTACTGTAAGCAGTAAACTCAAGATACGCTTCTGTTACTACAGCCCCTTGAGGAATGTTCACATTGCGAAATCGAACGCCTATGTAATCATTGTAAGATGGGTGGAAGGTCAGTTCACTACCGGTATTCGGGTAGCCGTTTACGTTCTCTTCCAAGTTATCTCGTGAACTGGCTACTTGATAAATTGCTTCGCCTTGAACACAGCCCGTAGCGGTAGAGTCATCATAAGTTACCACCAACTGTGGCGCACCACTTTGGCCTACGTCACTGGCTCTTACCTCACGAGAGCTTGCTGAATCGGTGCTAGAGCCTTCTATTAAAATATTAAGGTTCTTGCCGCCACACCATGCCGATAAATCGACGACTTCTTGAATGACTGCACTTATGTCAGGTGTGGTTATCACCTCGCCTGAGGCGGGAAAGCTATTGTCGGTTGCCCACTCAACGTTAGCCGCGGTCTTCGTTCGCGCACTCAAATTGTTCGAAGACGAAGCAAAGGCTGTACTTGATGCCGATGCTTCAGCTGATATAACAAGGGATGTACCCGCCACATTGAATTTTTCTGAAGTAAACCTAATACTGGCATTAACGATTGTCGCGCCTTGAGGTATGTTTAACTCGGTAAAACGCAGACCAGAGGTTACGGTTTGGGTACCGCTGCTTAATACAAGGTCATTGCTGTCAGTGGTAACGCTACCGTCTATTTCATGTGCGTCGTGATCGTCGTCGTTGGTTGAAATGATAATTTCAGGTCTTACCGCTTCATCTATATTGCGAACCGGATAGAGGATTGGGCCACCGTAATCCGAAAAACGCATCAAACCTGCGTTAATATTGGTCGCCGAACCGAGCGCTTCTTTTAGTGCATTCTGTACGCGCAACATTCGAGTTTGGCTGGTGTTATCGTACGATCCCATACTTCCCGATG includes the following:
- a CDS encoding type IV pilin protein is translated as MEGNYKAYIQHHLTEGFSLVEILVATAIAGILCVATTSAITASKQLSQLNKVKVYLLSAQAIQSRSWLLTGEYVTHDALPPFGIASVRISQTISDTGMYEISATLTSRASTDSCRVIKIREDALTPTECW
- a CDS encoding PilC/PilY family type IV pilus protein produces the protein MKKLSTYLASIILFSCIGFSAFGDDLDIYLGNANNAVTYNPNVLFIMDSSGSMGSYDNTSQTRMLRVQNALKEALGSATNINAGLMRFSDYGGPILYPVRNIDEAVRPEIIISTNDDDHDAHEIDGSVTTDSNDLVLSSGTQTVTSGLRFTELNIPQGATIVNASIRFTSEKFNVAGTSLVISAEASASSTAFASSSNNLSARTKTAANVEWATDNSFPASGEVITTPDISAVIQEVVDLSAWCGGKNLNILIEGSSTDSASSREVRASDVGQSGAPQLVVTYDDSTATGCVQGEAIYQVASSRDNLEENVNGYPNTGSELTFHPSYNDYIGVRFRNVNIPQGAVVTEAYLEFTAYSTVTYGNPSMRIRGVADDDASDFHPDRRNRLRNLPKTSGITWSMPDFYNNYTYRTPDVSNIVKQIVDRSGWRSGNDMAFVLDDFVSYRGAHTYNNSPSKAPKLIVKFNGSATPGASATVREHLISKIDELSANGLTPIVDTLLEAANYYGGRDVDYGRKRGESDVSSSVRRSTRVSHRSSYIGADSILPSGCSEDNLSDSDCITEQIPTPASYISPVSDLQCQTNNHIVLLSDGEANNNHSVSKIQTLLGKSCTGSSGEKCGLDLVRNISEASTSVIGPRVITHTIGFAANNNANNFLNQLALQSGGGFYQADNSTDLLEAFNTILRSVKDINATFVSPGVAVNQLNRLTHRDELYFALFKPSEGAIWPGNLKRYRLSGDEILDKNSLNAVDSVTGFFAENAHSYWSTLADGSEVSEGGAASRLGGNRNIYVFNDTGSIVRSANELHENNTNITNADLAIQDETDANALRDAILKWTRGVDVKDSNGDGSTTDYRSQMGDPIHSQPIIVNYGTDDSAIFVATNQGMLHSFDTSTGEENFAIMPKTLLQNLHHFYKDTSSLEHKYGLDGDMILRTVGDNKYLYVGMRRGGRNYYVFDVTQKTSPTLKFKIEGGAGTLAKLGQTWSRPTITKVNMGGQVKNVMIVGGGYDDAQDDRAIRANDVVGNAVFMFDADTGSLLWHASNEDADLNLTNMTYSVPGRISVIDRDNDGFADHMYVADMGGQLFRLDIYNGNSGTNFIKGARIADFGGDTAETNRHFYYGPDVTEIALGDELYYGIALGSGWRASPLDTVVEDNFYMLKDSGVFNRDVNGNYTFMQTVYESGMYNATSHALNSSDEGERELASQDFANKAGWYLNLTTNGEKVLSSPLIIDYKVFFTTYVPAVSSTSACAPPTGNSRAYLVSMFNGNAVTDVNNDGEVNDADRSAELKQTGIAPETKILIEDIVSPVVCLGTECVSAVIDVDEDGNDEACTNAFECLAENIYGRFERIQRGSWHSETERE
- a CDS encoding potassium:proton antiporter, encoding MLKHVMRRGAIKPYCGYSLTELLVACGLASIVISAVATQAARSHIAHSSIQHATSVEDDIRALQSTITQHLSKAGFVYSPNTLSPFGATTIENTVFEVTTGHRANEPENSCVTFSYDKNKDGVVSQAQGEFFGYRLHDNAIEYRVAGHSCIQRGWYDLTDTQTTVATKFTVNRRHSSSWGSAYEIEIELHSKVDPTVKSARTFIVEAVNAYY
- a CDS encoding GspH/FimT family pseudopilin is translated as MSRQQGLTLLEMLVAVAILAIILTTVAPGIQNIVIKNRITSDLNNLSAVVQRARFSAVDEQTNVVLCPTQNYTACTSSWRNAKMVFIDANGNGGRDNNEVLIVASDPLSNANTISGITGSLIFDEQGGIDRAATITLCPNNNDANYASALLLSLYGRISVAVDSDDNGKKEDLEGNELSCS
- a CDS encoding prepilin-type N-terminal cleavage/methylation domain-containing protein, whose protein sequence is MAFHAYTSNNKLSIPQRRLNGFTLLEMLVVLAVISLLSLIAIPSFDAWNERNAFKHAATGIASLAKQARMKALINKKNMFLIAQIEHNSCVLVSEEDSCSCATRPSCALTESSFLSLPSRWNTELSTTNNEDKIVAFNKNGTLNFASNTTLTLSSQRFRAKLVINTLGRIKLCSVQSISGIAPC
- a CDS encoding type IV pilin protein, with the translated sequence MKHKKTESGFSLIELMIVVAIVGIIAAIAYPSYQGVIADGYRGTGQADLLGFASAMERHHSGSFSYEGAASGGANTGAPAVFSTYSPSSEPQANRRYNLTIQAASATAYELRATPVSGTGQASDGTLFYFSDGRKGWDKNNNGSLESDEYCWSC
- a CDS encoding P-II family nitrogen regulator gives rise to the protein MKKIEAIIKPFKMDDVREALAEVGIAGMTVSEVKGFGRQKGHTELYRGAEYQVDFLPKIKIELVLDDDRVEQAVEAIQTSAKTGKIGDGKIFVYNVETAVRIRTGEQNEDAI
- the nadE gene encoding ammonia-dependent NAD(+) synthetase, with product MQKQAVIDEMKVLPEIDVEYEVARRVSFIKKQLLTSGLNSLVLGISGGIDSCTLGRLAQLAVNELNDEHHEKYQFIAVRLPYDTQADEDDAQKSIDFIQPSHSLAVNVKPGADAIHASTSQALASANLLPDNEAKQDFVKGNVKARTRMVIQYEIAGMVDGLVLGTDHSAENITGFYTKYGDGACDLAPLFGLSKRQVRAVAAHLGAPHNVITKAPTADLESLSPQKADEQALGMSYDQIDDFLEGKPVSAEVEEKLLYIYERTQHKRVPIPTIYDEL